GCAATCCGAACAGCGCGGGTGTGGGGGCGAACGGAAGCAGAAGGGTCAAGATGGCCATGGCGGACACGCCGGCCAGCAGTACACGCCGGCGACCGAACCTGTCGGTGATCGGACCGAACAGCAGGAATCCCGCGGCGTAACCGAAGAGTGCCGCGGAGAGGGCGGGCGTCATGTTCTGTCCGCCGTAGGACGACGACACCACATCGTGGATCGGAATCCACACGTAAAGCTGCATGGTGACCTGCAGCGCGCACAGCACGATCAGGACAACCCGCGTCATTTCTGCACTATTGACAGGGCTCGGGTGTATCGGCAACCAGCGGCGCGATTGTCCGTCACCTCCGAGATGCGCTGATTCCCAGTGATTCTCCAGAATGTGTGAAACCTGTTTTCAGGAATCGTAGGGACAATCGGGGCGTGCCGCCGTCGGGGACATGGGTGCTGGCCGAGCTGCCTGCATATGCGCGCAACAACCCGCTGTACGCGGGGCCGTCGCTCATCCATGGCTGGCTTCCGGTGACGATGCAGGTGCTGGCCGCGCTGGCGGTGATGGCGGGCCTCTATCGCCGCCCGCGGGGTTGGCTGCGGGTCTGGGTGCCCGGTGCCGTGTTGTGTGGTGTGGGTGTCGGCGCTGTGGCGTACTGGTACATCACCTCACAAGGAATGGCGGACAACCCACCTCCGCTGCTGCTGTGGGTTTGGATCGGTGTGGCCGCAGTGGCATTGGTCGTCCTGATCGTGGGCTGGCTGCACACCCGGTGGCTGCGGCGCGGCGCGATGATGCTGGCGGTGCCGCTGTGTCTGCTTGCCGCGGCGACGGTGCTCAATCAGTGGATTGACTACTACGACACGCTGCGGCTGGCGTGGGCCGCCGTGACGGCGGGCCCCTTGCCCGACGAGGCCGACCTGAATGCGGTACGAGACTTGAAAGGCAAGGGTGTCACGACAACCGGGCGTGTGGTCCCGGTCGAGATTTCCGCGGATGTCTCTGGGTTCACCCACCGTACGGAGTACGTGTACTTGCCGCCCGCCTGGTTCGCACGGCCCGCACCCCCGGAACTTCCTGCGGTCGTGATGATCTCCGGGGCCTGGTCGACACCCGCGGACTGGCTACGCCAAGGCGATATCGCGGGTGCGATGGATCGTTTCGCGCAAAACCACGATGGAGTGACACCGGTGCTGGTGTTCGCCGACACCGGAGGGACCTTCAACAACGACACCGAATGCGTGAACGGTCCCCGGGGCAATGTGGCCGATCACATCACCAAAGAGGTTGTTCCATATGTGAATTCCGAGTTCGGGACGAGCACCGGCCCCGACAACTGGGGCGTCGTCGGATGGTCGATGGGCGGAACGTGCGCGGCCGATCTGACGATCACCCACCCCGACCTCTTCCATGCCTTCGTCGACATGGCCGGCGACCTCACTCCCAACGCGGGCACCAGGGAGCAGACCGTGGAGCGGCTCTACGGTGGTGACGAAAAACAGTGGGCGCTGTTCGACACGCTATCCGTGATACACGACCACGGACGGTACCGGGATGTGGCGGGCTGGCTGGACGTATCGACTACCGCGAAGATCAGGGCGGGGCAGGAACAACTCACCGGACCGATCGCAGCGAGTCGGTTGTGTGACGCCGCACTGCAGGCAGGGATCGAGTGCGCGGTAGTCAGACGCGCCGGTAATCACGACTGGGCGTACGCGCAGGAGGCCTTCGCACAGGCGTTTCCCTGGATCGCCGGTCGGCTCGGTAGTCCGGGGGTCGACCGGCTCCCATTGCCCCCGGCCTCGTCGTGAATGGCAAGCATTCGCAACGCAATCCGTCACGTTGTGAGGACCGCGGGCATGCCGCAAGATATGCGCATGCGCGCCGCCTACATCGAGCAGCGGGGTCCCGCCGAAAACATCCGGTACGGCACGCTTCCTGAACCTGTTGCCGCTGTGGGTGAGGTACTCGTTCGGGTCGAGGCGGTGGCGGTGAATCCGGTCGACACCTTCGTACGGTCGGGCTCCTATCCGACGGCAATCCCGTTGCCGTTCGTGGTGGGGCGCGACTTGGTCGGCACGGTGGTAGAGGGCGCCGCGGGATTTCGGGCCGGCGAGCGGGTATGGTGCACCAGCCTTGGGTACGACGGAAGGCAAGGTGCCACAGCCGAATTAGCTTCAGTTCCCGCTGAGCGGCTCTACGAGTTACCGGCGGATGTGGATCCGGTGGCTGCCGTCGCGGTGGCGCATCCGGCCTCTACCGCCTATCTGGCGACCGTCGAATACGGTGAAATCAAGGCGGGCGAAACGGTGCTGATCGTCGGCGCGGCCGGAAATGTGGGCTCGGCCGCCGTCTCACTGACGGCGCGTTCCGGCGCAGCGGTCATTGCGGTGGCCTCGGGCCGGAGCCTGGACAGGTGCCTGCAATTGGGCGCCTCCGAGGTGTACGACTACACCTCGGACTGGGTTCCGATGGTGAGCAAGGCGCATCAGGGCGCAGTAGACGTCTACCTGGATACCTCGGGCCTCAACGACATCGCTGCGGCGGTGGATCTACTTGCACCGCACGGTCGGATCGTCCTCGTGTCGGGAGACGGAACCCCGGAAACCCAGCGACCGGTTCCGCTGGGTCCGCTGTACCGCAAGAGCGGGTCTATCCGAGGGTTCGTCATGTCCAGGGCATCCACCCGCCAGCTCGCCGATGCGGCCCAGCGCGCCGCCGTGCTGCTCACCAGTGGCGAGCTGGCGCCGAAAGCCATTGATTTGATGCAATTTTCGGAGACGGCGCGGGCGCATCGACGCATCGAGAACGAAGTCATGGGCGGTACCCGCCTCGTGCTTCTCCCCGCCTGATTCCTCGCCGCAACCAGGCGTTTGCCGTCTGCGGCAGGCCGACTTGACGGACCCGAAAACCAACTTGACGGACCTTTCGCGGATACGTCGCTGCCGGCCGAGCGCCGGTGCCAGCCTTTGATGCGTGAGCCTCTTCGAAATCGAAACCAGCGCCTTCTGCAACACATCCCCCGACGAGCTGTACGCCTTGGTCAGCGATCTCCCCGAAAGCGGACGCTGGAGCCCTGAATGCATTGGTGGACAGTGGATATCCGGTGAGCCCGGCCAGGTGGGTGCTCGCTTCCGCGGTAACAACAATCGCGCGACCGATGTTGTCGCCTGGGCGCCGGTGGTGCGCGGCGGCTGGCAGACGGAGAGTGAAATTGTGGCCGCCAATGCGCCGGAACAGTTCAGCTGGTCGATCCTGAACCGTTCCGGTGAATTACAGGAGAGCGTCTGGAGCTACTTCGTCGACCCGGCCGAGGGCGGATCGATCCTGAGGCACCACTACCGGATGGGCCAGCCCACCGAGGGCATCACCGAGATCATGTCCCACCTCGATGAGGAGGGTAAGCAGCGTTTCGTCCGCGAATGGGGCGACAAGCTCCGCACCGACATGCAGGCCACCGTCGACGCGATCGCGCGCATCACCGAGGAAGCCCGCGCTGGCCGGAAGGCTGGCGTACCCCAATGATTCTGCAGCGCATCGGAAACCGCGGCATCAAGCTGGGCACGCTCTTCGAGCGTGCGGCGCGAAAGCACCCGTCGAATACCCTGACCCTGGATCACCGGCCCTCGCTGGCTCCGCAGTTGGAGGGCACGTCTTCCATCGCCGACGTGGCCGACGCCGTCGATGACATCTCGCGCCGGCTTCGCGCCGCCGGTGTTGCACCGGGTGAGAAGCTGGTGATCCACAAGTCCGACGGTTTCGACATCACCCTGGCGGCCTGCGCCGCCGCACGCGTGGGTGCGGTGCCGGTGTTGTTGTCCCCCAAGCTTGACGGCGCGACAGTGGCCACGCTCATCGGTCGCGTGGGCAACCCGACCCTGCTGACCGATGCGGCAAAGCTGGACGGCGAATTGGCCGGTGAGCCTATCGCCGAGCTGACCTCCCGCATCCTGCTCGCCGAGGGTGAGCACCCGCAGGCCGTGACGCTGTCCGGGTTGACTCCCGCCGCTGCGGCTCCTGCCGTGGTACCGAGCCCACATGATCCGGCGTTGATCACTCACACCTCGGGTACCACCGGTGTGCCCAAGCTTGCGGTGCACACCAACTTCACCTTCGAGGCACGGTATCGTCCACAGGCCGCTGTCGCCGCACTGGTGCGTCGCCGGGAACCCATTGTCATCCATGTGTCCTTCGTGCACTCACGCTTGGTGACCGCGCTGGCCATCGCGATCCTGCGGGGGTTCCCCGTGGTGGTCCTTGTCGACGACGAACCCGAGCACGCCGCGGAGATCTTCCTGCGTGTGAAGCCGGGAATCCTTGAGGCTCACCCGAACACGTTCATCAACTGGGAGGTGCTCGCCGAAGACCCCCGCCGGCCCCTGGCCTCCGTCAAATACTTCAGCAGCACCTTCGACGCCATCCACCCGCGCACCGTACGCACTCTGCTCGCGGCCTCGGGGCGGCGGCGGCCGCTCTTCGGACAGTTGTACGGTCAGAGCGAGGTCGGTCCTATCGTCGCCCGCGGCTTCAGCCGACTTCGGTCCGCGGATTCCGATGGGCGTTGCGTCGGTTACCCGTTCCTCGGGATGACCGATGTGCGGATCGTGTCCCGGAACGGGCAACCGCCGTCGTCGGAGAATCCCGGGTACATCGAGGTGCGCACCGACGGCAGGATCCGCACTTACCTGGGCGAACAGGAGCGCTACGACAAGCAACTCGATGACGGCTGGTGGCGGATGGGAGATGTCGGCTACCGCACCCGGTGGGGCTGCATTCACCTCCTCGACCGAGAGGTCGACCTCATCGAC
The nucleotide sequence above comes from Mycobacteroides saopaulense. Encoded proteins:
- a CDS encoding alpha/beta hydrolase, encoding MPPSGTWVLAELPAYARNNPLYAGPSLIHGWLPVTMQVLAALAVMAGLYRRPRGWLRVWVPGAVLCGVGVGAVAYWYITSQGMADNPPPLLLWVWIGVAAVALVVLIVGWLHTRWLRRGAMMLAVPLCLLAAATVLNQWIDYYDTLRLAWAAVTAGPLPDEADLNAVRDLKGKGVTTTGRVVPVEISADVSGFTHRTEYVYLPPAWFARPAPPELPAVVMISGAWSTPADWLRQGDIAGAMDRFAQNHDGVTPVLVFADTGGTFNNDTECVNGPRGNVADHITKEVVPYVNSEFGTSTGPDNWGVVGWSMGGTCAADLTITHPDLFHAFVDMAGDLTPNAGTREQTVERLYGGDEKQWALFDTLSVIHDHGRYRDVAGWLDVSTTAKIRAGQEQLTGPIAASRLCDAALQAGIECAVVRRAGNHDWAYAQEAFAQAFPWIAGRLGSPGVDRLPLPPASS
- a CDS encoding NADPH:quinone reductase; protein product: MRAAYIEQRGPAENIRYGTLPEPVAAVGEVLVRVEAVAVNPVDTFVRSGSYPTAIPLPFVVGRDLVGTVVEGAAGFRAGERVWCTSLGYDGRQGATAELASVPAERLYELPADVDPVAAVAVAHPASTAYLATVEYGEIKAGETVLIVGAAGNVGSAAVSLTARSGAAVIAVASGRSLDRCLQLGASEVYDYTSDWVPMVSKAHQGAVDVYLDTSGLNDIAAAVDLLAPHGRIVLVSGDGTPETQRPVPLGPLYRKSGSIRGFVMSRASTRQLADAAQRAAVLLTSGELAPKAIDLMQFSETARAHRRIENEVMGGTRLVLLPA
- a CDS encoding SRPBCC family protein, translated to MSLFEIETSAFCNTSPDELYALVSDLPESGRWSPECIGGQWISGEPGQVGARFRGNNNRATDVVAWAPVVRGGWQTESEIVAANAPEQFSWSILNRSGELQESVWSYFVDPAEGGSILRHHYRMGQPTEGITEIMSHLDEEGKQRFVREWGDKLRTDMQATVDAIARITEEARAGRKAGVPQ
- a CDS encoding AMP-binding protein, with product MILQRIGNRGIKLGTLFERAARKHPSNTLTLDHRPSLAPQLEGTSSIADVADAVDDISRRLRAAGVAPGEKLVIHKSDGFDITLAACAAARVGAVPVLLSPKLDGATVATLIGRVGNPTLLTDAAKLDGELAGEPIAELTSRILLAEGEHPQAVTLSGLTPAAAAPAVVPSPHDPALITHTSGTTGVPKLAVHTNFTFEARYRPQAAVAALVRRREPIVIHVSFVHSRLVTALAIAILRGFPVVVLVDDEPEHAAEIFLRVKPGILEAHPNTFINWEVLAEDPRRPLASVKYFSSTFDAIHPRTVRTLLAASGRRRPLFGQLYGQSEVGPIVARGFSRLRSADSDGRCVGYPFLGMTDVRIVSRNGQPPSSENPGYIEVRTDGRIRTYLGEQERYDKQLDDGWWRMGDVGYRTRWGCIHLLDREVDLIDGFGSTLAAEDRLFLAVDELTEVIIVAGPGGLAQPVVCTKNDVPLNLNAWDAAAAQLPPMAPPLQLRLDELPQTATTKIKRLELSARIGAGAI